A single Sphingobacteriales bacterium DNA region contains:
- a CDS encoding DMT family transporter, producing the protein MQQTRKIQAGDWMMFTGLSVIWGFSFFFIKRGLDVFEPLQVAAFRMSIAFLALIPLMVIHFKKLRVPLAKWKYIPLLGLFGNLIPAVLFCTAETKIDSGLTGIMNSTTPLFALLIGSMFFGIQLTNNKIIGVIIGFAGALIIVLSKQKSITQLNPYILMPLIATICYGLNANIFKAHFQRENPVVIALLQYSFVAPLTLAYLYFSGAFHEVGQHPIPAWSSLKYLLVLGIFGTAYAQVFFNILTQRTSALFATMTTYLIPLVSVLVGLLDKERILPIHFFGLFTILIGIYIGSRN; encoded by the coding sequence ATGCAACAAACCAGAAAGATACAGGCAGGCGATTGGATGATGTTCACCGGATTATCCGTTATCTGGGGATTTTCCTTTTTCTTTATTAAAAGAGGATTGGATGTATTTGAGCCGTTGCAGGTAGCTGCTTTCCGCATGAGTATTGCATTCTTAGCACTGATACCCTTGATGGTCATTCATTTTAAGAAGCTGCGGGTTCCGCTTGCGAAATGGAAATATATTCCCCTGCTGGGACTGTTTGGCAACCTGATTCCGGCGGTGTTGTTTTGCACGGCCGAGACAAAAATCGACAGCGGGCTGACTGGCATCATGAACTCCACCACGCCTTTGTTTGCCTTGCTCATCGGCAGTATGTTTTTCGGCATTCAGCTGACCAATAATAAAATCATCGGTGTCATTATCGGGTTTGCGGGAGCATTGATCATCGTCTTATCCAAGCAAAAAAGTATCACCCAGCTGAATCCGTATATTCTGATGCCATTGATCGCTACCATCTGTTACGGCCTCAATGCGAATATATTTAAAGCTCATTTTCAGAGAGAAAATCCGGTGGTGATCGCCCTGTTGCAATATAGTTTTGTAGCGCCGCTTACCCTGGCTTATCTGTATTTCTCCGGAGCGTTTCACGAAGTCGGCCAGCATCCAATTCCAGCCTGGAGCAGTTTAAAATATTTGCTGGTACTCGGCATATTCGGTACTGCCTATGCACAGGTTTTCTTTAACATCCTCACCCAGCGGACATCCGCCCTGTTTGCAACCATGACCACTTATCTGATTCCGCTGGTATCTGTGCTGGTGGGCTTGCTGGACAAGGAGCGCATCCTTCCCATCCACTTTTTCGGGTTGTTTACGATTCTGATCGGTATCTATATCGGTTCGAGGAATTAA
- a CDS encoding TlpA family protein disulfide reductase, which translates to MKKIAGLLLFAGMGYGVLAQEIPVVKLEELKKVYSRPNDTTYVVNFFATWCGPCMMEIPVLNKFREDTKDTKVQLIMVSLDNSRSLKKLPALIKKLKIKAPVYLLNESADYSWLSYIDKRWQGSIPATMIINVNRNKKAFFETPLEEGQLQFYLKKLGL; encoded by the coding sequence ATGAAAAAAATAGCAGGATTATTGCTCTTTGCAGGAATGGGGTATGGTGTCCTTGCCCAGGAAATTCCGGTAGTCAAACTGGAGGAATTGAAGAAAGTGTACTCCCGCCCGAATGATACCACCTATGTCGTCAATTTCTTCGCCACCTGGTGCGGCCCCTGCATGATGGAGATTCCTGTGCTGAACAAATTCAGGGAGGATACCAAAGACACCAAAGTACAGCTGATTATGGTGAGTCTGGATAATTCCAGATCGCTTAAGAAATTACCTGCGCTTATAAAGAAATTAAAGATTAAGGCACCGGTTTACTTGTTGAATGAGTCTGCCGATTATTCCTGGCTGTCCTATATAGACAAACGCTGGCAAGGCAGCATTCCGGCTACCATGATAATCAATGTGAATCGGAATAAAAAGGCATTTTTTGAAACGCCGCTTGAAGAGGGACAACTGCAGTTTTATCTGAAGAAACTGGGTTTGTGA
- a CDS encoding DUF4403 family protein — protein MTIFERVLGGNIFYDFWKQLQQYLFSEGRFIQLITLQPIEIYKTETELEMDSAKVRLSIKSTVENMMQRRIERTLSLLTLNLYNKPKDALAYDFDILIKADMAYQEVSKFFNHHFAHQTYTIEEEKYYLFIKEFQFANQGTKAVVRMPFVLESKRWFLKRTIEGTSIFKGSINFQHPKYVLKTRNLDYELETESYILKLIDSFYHIKLVEFLSGFLQYNFKEELFHAKVEAQLQINSLQSQSNWISGVINDLDLERITIEDEGIHAVFLAEGKLHLMR, from the coding sequence ATGACCATTTTTGAACGCGTTTTAGGCGGAAATATCTTTTACGACTTCTGGAAGCAACTCCAGCAGTATCTCTTTTCCGAAGGGCGGTTCATACAGCTCATCACGCTGCAGCCGATAGAAATCTACAAGACGGAAACGGAACTGGAGATGGACTCGGCTAAAGTCAGACTATCCATCAAGAGTACCGTGGAGAACATGATGCAGCGCAGGATAGAGCGTACACTCAGCCTGCTGACGTTAAACCTGTATAATAAACCCAAAGATGCACTGGCCTATGATTTTGATATTCTCATCAAGGCGGATATGGCTTATCAGGAAGTGTCCAAATTCTTTAATCATCATTTTGCCCATCAGACCTACACGATAGAAGAAGAGAAATATTACCTGTTTATAAAAGAATTTCAGTTCGCCAATCAGGGTACCAAGGCTGTCGTCAGGATGCCTTTTGTGCTGGAGTCAAAGAGATGGTTTCTGAAAAGAACGATAGAAGGCACTTCCATCTTCAAAGGCTCTATCAATTTTCAGCATCCGAAATACGTGCTGAAAACACGCAACCTGGATTATGAACTCGAAACGGAAAGTTATATTCTTAAATTGATTGACAGCTTCTATCACATAAAGCTGGTGGAGTTCTTAAGCGGGTTCCTGCAGTATAATTTTAAGGAAGAATTATTCCACGCCAAGGTAGAGGCGCAGCTGCAGATTAACTCCCTGCAAAGCCAGTCCAATTGGATCAGCGGGGTTATTAATGATCTGGACCTGGAACGCATCACCATTGAAGACGAAGGAATCCATGCCGTATTTTTAGCGGAAGGGAAATTGCACCTGATGCGATAA
- a CDS encoding SDR family oxidoreductase, protein MYTTPLHLTPVENKRFLITGGAGFIGSNITEYLLNHGAKVRILDNLATGNMNNLTAFRNHPGFEFLEGDLRNVKDCADAVKDVDAVCHQAAIGSVPRSIKDPVTTNDVNVGGFVNMLTAAKDAGIRRFVYASSSSVYGDEPNLPKKEEKTGNPLSPYAVTKFTNEVYAGVFSRCYPLEMMGLRYFNVFGPKQDPYGEYAAVMPLFIKAVLGDDAPHINGDGEQTRDFTFVHNAVQANILALTTTNEAAFNQAYNVAFGQRFTVNQMFEAIRDYLGKDIQAVHREPRAGDIRDSLADISKAQDLLGYAPKYSFGQGLPLTIEYFKKVFAG, encoded by the coding sequence ATGTACACCACCCCTTTGCATCTTACACCCGTTGAAAATAAACGATTTTTGATTACCGGCGGAGCCGGATTCATCGGCTCCAATATCACCGAGTATCTGCTGAATCATGGTGCAAAAGTGCGGATATTGGATAATCTGGCGACCGGCAATATGAATAATCTGACTGCATTCCGGAATCATCCGGGTTTTGAGTTCCTGGAAGGAGACCTCCGGAATGTGAAAGATTGTGCGGATGCGGTCAAAGATGTCGATGCGGTTTGCCATCAGGCGGCTATTGGCTCCGTTCCACGCTCCATAAAAGACCCGGTTACAACCAATGACGTCAATGTCGGTGGATTTGTGAACATGCTTACTGCTGCCAAAGATGCCGGTATTCGCCGCTTTGTATATGCTTCCTCCTCTTCTGTCTACGGCGATGAGCCTAATTTGCCCAAAAAAGAAGAAAAAACCGGCAATCCGCTCTCTCCGTATGCCGTCACAAAATTTACCAATGAGGTGTATGCAGGTGTCTTTTCACGCTGCTACCCTTTGGAAATGATGGGATTACGTTACTTTAATGTATTCGGTCCCAAACAAGACCCGTATGGTGAGTACGCTGCTGTGATGCCGCTCTTTATCAAGGCGGTGCTGGGTGACGATGCACCCCATATCAACGGGGATGGTGAGCAGACACGGGATTTTACTTTTGTTCATAATGCCGTTCAGGCAAATATATTGGCATTGACCACCACAAATGAAGCTGCCTTTAACCAGGCGTACAATGTGGCATTCGGACAGCGGTTTACGGTCAATCAGATGTTTGAGGCGATACGGGATTATTTAGGCAAAGACATACAGGCCGTCCATCGGGAGCCCAGAGCCGGTGATATCAGAGACTCCTTAGCCGATATATCCAAGGCGCAGGATTTATTGGGATATGCCCCAAAATATTCGTTTGGACAAGGTTTGCCGCTGACGATAGAATATTTCAAAAAGGTATTCGCAGGATAA
- a CDS encoding outer membrane beta-barrel protein, producing the protein MITMHLGNKLIFSQENEFGGWAGTSVYLGDLNPTMSFKNARWATGIFYRYNLNNRMAFRAQMNYGFLDAADRRIKGFPYLQARNLNFKSHIVELAATYEINFFKYSLVKSRDTRTWTPYIFAGFSVFYYNPYTTLDGVRYTLESVGTEGQKTANRPTKNRGYDRYAFSIPFGAGVKVGLTQNWAVHVEASSRITFTDYIDDVSGSYAETEDLNYFVEGVNVAPLLADRSTASIGIPGKQRGTSKDKDRFLFVGVGISYTIQTGKCPKVF; encoded by the coding sequence TTGATAACCATGCACTTGGGTAATAAATTGATTTTCTCACAGGAGAATGAGTTTGGCGGCTGGGCGGGAACTTCGGTTTACCTCGGGGATTTAAATCCGACGATGTCGTTTAAGAATGCGCGTTGGGCAACCGGTATATTTTACAGATACAATCTAAACAACAGAATGGCCTTCAGGGCGCAGATGAATTATGGGTTCTTGGATGCTGCTGACAGAAGGATTAAGGGCTTCCCCTATCTGCAGGCACGCAATCTCAATTTTAAATCCCATATTGTTGAATTGGCGGCTACGTACGAAATCAACTTCTTTAAGTACTCGCTGGTAAAATCCAGGGACACCCGAACCTGGACTCCGTATATATTTGCAGGGTTCAGCGTTTTTTATTACAATCCATACACCACCCTTGACGGAGTGCGGTACACGTTAGAATCTGTTGGAACGGAAGGGCAGAAGACGGCCAACCGCCCGACGAAGAATCGCGGGTACGACCGTTATGCATTCTCTATCCCATTTGGCGCAGGGGTAAAAGTCGGATTAACCCAGAATTGGGCAGTGCATGTGGAGGCAAGCAGCAGAATCACTTTTACGGATTATATAGATGATGTGAGCGGAAGTTATGCAGAAACCGAAGATTTGAATTATTTTGTGGAAGGCGTCAATGTCGCTCCGCTGCTGGCTGACAGATCGACGGCAAGTATTGGTATTCCCGGAAAACAACGGGGTACCAGCAAAGACAAAGACCGTTTCTTATTTGTGGGGGTTGGAATAAGCTATACGATACAGACCGGAAAATGCCCGAAGGTATTTTAA
- a CDS encoding isoprenyl transferase — translation MSYKEKIDQARLPEHIAIIMDGNGRWAKAQGKHRIFGHKNGVKAVREVSEGCAEIGVKYLTLYAFSTENWNRPQTEVSALMELLFLTVGREIKTLQKNNIRLNTIGHIDNLPASNRKALQEAMDATRNNTRMTLTLALSYGSREEITEAVQKIAADYKDNKITLDEINQDRVCKSLYTAAIPDPELMIRTSGEHRISNFLLWQMAYSELYFTEKFWPEFDRNDLFQAIYDFQNRERRFGLTGEQIIEQLNTSTHL, via the coding sequence ATATCATACAAGGAAAAAATTGACCAGGCACGGCTGCCGGAGCATATCGCCATTATCATGGATGGTAACGGGCGTTGGGCAAAGGCGCAGGGCAAACATCGTATTTTTGGACACAAGAACGGTGTAAAAGCCGTGCGGGAAGTATCCGAAGGTTGTGCGGAAATCGGCGTCAAATATCTTACGCTCTATGCCTTCTCTACAGAAAACTGGAACCGCCCGCAAACGGAAGTATCCGCACTGATGGAGTTGCTGTTTCTGACTGTCGGAAGAGAAATCAAGACGCTTCAGAAAAACAATATCCGGTTAAATACCATCGGGCATATTGATAACTTACCGGCATCCAACCGAAAGGCTTTGCAGGAGGCGATGGACGCTACCAGGAATAATACGCGCATGACATTGACATTGGCTCTCAGCTATGGTTCACGGGAAGAAATCACGGAAGCCGTCCAGAAGATTGCAGCGGATTATAAGGATAATAAGATCACCCTTGATGAAATCAATCAGGACAGGGTATGCAAGAGCCTTTACACAGCAGCGATTCCGGATCCGGAATTGATGATCAGAACGAGCGGAGAACACCGGATCAGCAATTTCTTACTATGGCAGATGGCCTATTCGGAGTTGTATTTTACAGAAAAATTCTGGCCGGAATTTGACCGGAATGACTTATTCCAGGCCATTTATGACTTCCAGAACAGAGAACGGAGATTTGGATTGACAGGTGAACAGATCATAGAACAATTAAATACCAGCACCCACTTATAA